A window of the Cicer arietinum cultivar CDC Frontier isolate Library 1 chromosome 6, Cicar.CDCFrontier_v2.0, whole genome shotgun sequence genome harbors these coding sequences:
- the LOC140920702 gene encoding zinc finger BED domain-containing protein DAYSLEEPER-like yields MATYMKKKFEKYWKDYSVVLAFAIILDPRLKVPFLKYCYTTLDALTCNVKLKNVENKFRVLYQEYVNIFNHQSVVLSQSSQDSNSWSKSSREGSKTKKCKIISDFKTFQNQPISNSGKSELDAYLEEKSIEVDEEHYEDFEVLLYWKVNEKKYHVLSLMARDVLSIPITIVASKSSFSIGGRVLTKYRSSTLPGHIQMLICT; encoded by the exons ATGGCTACATATatgaaaaagaaatttgaaaaatattggaAAGATTATAGTGTAGTACTAGCCTTTGCAATTATTCTTGATCCACGCTTGAAGGTTCCCTTTTTGAAGTATTGTTACACTACTCTTGATGCTTTAACCTGCAACGTTAAGCTTAAGAATGTGGAGAACAAATTTAGAGTGCTTTATCAAGAATATGTGAACATTTTCAATCATCAAAGTGTTGTCCTCTCTCAATCATCCCAAGATTCCAACTCATGGTCGAAGTCATCTAGAGAGGGAAGCAAGACTAAGAAATGTAAAATCATAAGT GATTTTAAAACTTTTCAGAATCAACCTATATCTAACAGTGGGAAGAGTGAGTTAGATGCATATCTTGAAGAAAAGTCAATTGAAGTTGATGAAGAACACTATGAAGATTTTGAGGTACTTCTTTATTGGAAGGTTAATGAGAAAAAGTATCATGTACTCTCCTTAATGGCACGAGATGTGCTAAGTATTCCTATCACCATAGTAGCATCAAAGTCTTCCTTTAGTATTGGTGGACGTGTTCTCACCAAATATAGAAGTTCTACTCTTCCTGGTCACATCCAAATGTTGATTTGCACTTGA